A window from Thermoanaerobaculales bacterium encodes these proteins:
- a CDS encoding N(4)-(beta-N-acetylglucosaminyl)-L-asparaginase, translating to MSTPQDQSSTARSSDQPTRRDLLVGGAAAAVAVAAGGAARIASAGGDARPVAVASANGLEAVRRAVDRMAAGIAPVEAAVEGVGLVEADPEDLTVGYGGLPNADGVVQLDACCMDGPTMRAGAVAAIEGFRHPARVALEVMRRTTRVLLVGEGAARFARSIGLPEENLLTERARKIWLYWRANMSDRDDWVPPPGEADDPDVAWYIAKYGAIRPTGTINLCAVDAAGNIGGTTTTSGLAFKMPGRVGDSPLIGAGLYVDNEVGAAGSTGRGESVIEAAGAHTAVELMRGGATPTEACLGALRRIARATRLPGLLDAAGRPSFDVKLYAVNRAGEVGSAAIWSGGQYAVCRAGSGPELMDCAFLYAKS from the coding sequence ATGTCCACCCCACAAGACCAAAGCAGCACGGCCCGCAGCAGTGATCAACCCACCCGCCGCGACCTGCTCGTCGGCGGCGCGGCCGCCGCGGTCGCCGTCGCGGCCGGCGGTGCGGCGCGGATCGCCTCCGCAGGCGGCGACGCCCGGCCGGTCGCCGTGGCGTCCGCGAACGGCCTGGAGGCCGTGCGCCGCGCCGTCGACCGGATGGCCGCCGGCATCGCCCCGGTCGAGGCGGCGGTCGAGGGCGTCGGCCTGGTCGAGGCCGACCCCGAGGACCTAACCGTCGGCTACGGCGGGCTCCCCAACGCCGACGGCGTGGTGCAGCTCGACGCGTGCTGCATGGACGGGCCGACGATGCGGGCCGGGGCGGTGGCCGCGATCGAGGGCTTCCGGCACCCGGCCAGGGTCGCCCTCGAGGTGATGCGACGGACGACCCGGGTGCTGCTGGTAGGCGAAGGGGCGGCCCGCTTCGCCCGGTCGATCGGCTTGCCCGAGGAGAACCTCCTGACCGAGCGTGCCCGCAAGATCTGGCTCTACTGGCGGGCCAACATGTCGGACCGCGACGACTGGGTGCCACCGCCCGGCGAGGCCGACGACCCCGACGTGGCCTGGTACATCGCGAAGTACGGCGCCATCCGGCCCACCGGGACGATCAACCTGTGCGCCGTCGACGCCGCCGGGAACATCGGTGGCACCACCACGACCTCCGGCCTGGCCTTCAAGATGCCGGGGCGGGTCGGGGACTCGCCGCTGATCGGCGCCGGGCTCTATGTTGACAACGAGGTCGGCGCCGCCGGGTCCACCGGCCGCGGCGAGTCGGTGATCGAGGCCGCCGGCGCCCACACCGCGGTCGAGCTGATGCGGGGTGGCGCCACGCCCACCGAGGCCTGCCTGGGGGCACTGCGGCGGATCGCGCGGGCGACGCGCCTTCCCGGCCTCCTCGACGCCGCCGGCCGGCCGAGCTTCGACGTCAAGCTCTACGCGGTCAACCGCGCCGGCGAGGTCGGCAGCGCGGCGATCTGGTCGGGCGGGCAATACGCGGTCTGCCGCGCCGGCAGCGGGCCCGAGCTGATGGACTGCGCCTTCCT